TACCGGCGCCGTCTCGGGTGAACTCGTTGTCCGGGTAGAGGAACCTCTCAAGCAGCTTCTTCGCCAAAGCCCTCCTCGGCTGCGCCGTGAAGACCACGAAGGTGCCGGCCGGGTAGAGCCTACCCTCCGCCTCGAACTCCTCCTCAGCGGTGTGGACGATGATGCCGAGGTCGAGGAGCACCTCGACGAGCTTGCACGCGGTGAGCGGGTCGTGCTGCTTGGTTGGTATGATGAAGGCGTAGGGGGGCTTGCTCAAGCCCCTCTCGATGCTCCTCTTCGCCTTAACGTAGGAGTTGTAGAGCAGCTCCTCGCGCAGCTTCGCAGCAGCTTCGAGGATCGCGTAGGTGGCCTCCTTCTGGTAATCGATGATGTCTCTCAGCCTCCACCAGCCGCCCGGCCAGGGGTCCGGGTAGTTCATCTGGGGGTCCTCGCTCCGCCTACCCCTCCCGTACCCCTTCAGCTGGTGGGGGTGCACGTAGATCGGCGTAGCGATCTTCACGCTCGCCGACTCTGTGAGCATACCGATGATGTTCATGTAGATGGCCAGCGTCTGGAAGCCCCCCACGAAGTCGGGGGTGAAGGGGCTGTACGTCTCCACCCCCTTAAACCCCTTCTGCGCGAGGCGCGCAGCTGCGTAAGTCCCCAGGAACTGGATCTCCCTCCAAACGAGAGGGTCGACCTCAGGGTAGATCGGGTCCATCTCGGGCGAGACGAAGAAGCGGGCGGTTGTGCTGCCCATCTGGTGGTGGTCGATGAAGATCTGCGGTGTGAACTCCCTGTACAGAACCCTCGCGATGTACCTGCTCTCTACCTGCGTGAGCATGAACGCGTCGCGGTTGTTGTCGTGGCCGCAGTACTTGTGGTAGAGCCAGGGCGGAGGCGTACCCTCGTACTCCGCGCCAACGCTCTTTTCGTACCAATCGACGACCATCACCTGCCCGTCCGGGTTCATGCAGGGTATGAGAACCACGATGACGTTTTCGAGGATCTGGCGCACTGCTTCATCGTCTCTCGTGGCCAGCTCGTAGGCTAGCTCAACCAGCATCTGCGTGCCCGCAACCTCTGTAGCGTGTATGCTGGCGCCGATGACGACGATAACCCTCCCCTCGCGAGCCATCCTTTTCGCCTCCTCCTCGCTCAAACCGAAGGGGTAGGCCAGCCTCCTCGAAATCTCCCTGAACGCGTCGAGTTTCGACAGGTTCTCCGGGGAGCTGATGATCACGACGATGAAGGGGTTCCCCATCGAAGACGGGCCCATCTCGATCAGCCTAACCCTCCCGCTCGAAGTGGAGAGCAGGCGGTAGTACTCTACGATCCTGTCCCACCGCGCTAGCTTGCGATCCTCACCGATCTTAAAACCGAAGAACTGCTCGGGGCTTGGAATACCCCTTTCCATCGCCAGCCCGATCATTGAACTTCTTTAAATGTTTCCATGATCTAAACAAAAAGGTATCAAGGAGCTCCGCTTATCGAAGGAACATTTTTATTAAACAGAATGGTTCACCTCTTCGTGCTTGAGGTCGCAAGGGGTTTAGCGAGGTTGAGGAACGCGTCCTTGATTCGAGCCGCTTACGCCGCTCTATCGCTCGCGCTTCAACCGCTTGCCTCCGCCTGGCTCGTTCGGGATGGAAGCGCGATCAC
This DNA window, taken from Thermofilaceae archaeon, encodes the following:
- a CDS encoding M14 family metallopeptidase — encoded protein: MERGIPSPEQFFGFKIGEDRKLARWDRIVEYYRLLSTSSGRVRLIEMGPSSMGNPFIVVIISSPENLSKLDAFREISRRLAYPFGLSEEEAKRMAREGRVIVVIGASIHATEVAGTQMLVELAYELATRDDEAVRQILENVIVVLIPCMNPDGQVMVVDWYEKSVGAEYEGTPPPWLYHKYCGHDNNRDAFMLTQVESRYIARVLYREFTPQIFIDHHQMGSTTARFFVSPEMDPIYPEVDPLVWREIQFLGTYAAARLAQKGFKGVETYSPFTPDFVGGFQTLAIYMNIIGMLTESASVKIATPIYVHPHQLKGYGRGRRSEDPQMNYPDPWPGGWWRLRDIIDYQKEATYAILEAAAKLREELLYNSYVKAKRSIERGLSKPPYAFIIPTKQHDPLTACKLVEVLLDLGIIVHTAEEEFEAEGRLYPAGTFVVFTAQPRRALAKKLLERFLYPDNEFTRDGAGRPIRPYDLATERLPDFMGVRVEEAREPFTGRFRAVEGRVRPKPSLERGAAGWLLDPRLNDSHKLAAKLLAKGCGVYRSKGPLRVDGAELPPGAFYVPRSEAALEVLEWGVEELGVGPIPVEQAPGQLVKVGFARVGVYRRLYGGSIDEGWIRWLFDEYGIPYTVVDDEMVKSGRIKGELDVLILPDEPLALLKGENVEEELSKMWGRPVKLPPWPKEYQTGFGNEGVEKIREFVESGGTLICIGRSVDFLIKELRLPLRNLSEELKDPTKYFCPGSTLRALVDNEHPLAWGMPRETTVLFIDGPVLEILPNHWNERYREVVRFADRDLLSSGWLIGEENLRRKPLLIEARVGRGRALAYAFRPHFRGQTHGTFKLLLNAVYAYSEC